The Nocardioides sp. S5 genome includes a window with the following:
- a CDS encoding succinic semialdehyde dehydrogenase, with the protein MTEQSPTSGPITDGPADPEHDSTAAYALDRSYVASLTRRVVSSSGRTHAVSSPVGGAPLAHVPQSTPADVAEAFARARTAQAAWAATSLDDRAAALLRLHDLLLDRQEELIDLVVWESGKARKDAYLEVAHLALTARYYARTAHEHLDTRRVGGMFPLLTRAEVNRVPKGVVGIISPWNYPLTMALCDGLPALLAGNAVVAKPDAQSMLTALLAAQLLDEAGFPPELWQVVAGPGPEIGGAVVGAADYVCFTGSTATGRLIARQCADRLIGCSLELGGKNPMLVLRDADVHRAAEGAVRGVFANAGQLCVSMERLFVADQVYDRFVDAFVSRTRAMTLGASHDWSVDMGSLISQAQLDTVTAHVDDAVAKGATVLCGGTARPDLGPFVFEPTVLEGVTADMECFARETFGPVVALYRFHSEDEAVARANDGTYGLNASIYTRDAARGRALARRIRCGTVNVNEPYGATFGSLGAPMGGMRQSGMGRRQGAEGVLRYTEAQSVATQRLVPIAPVLGMSEETHAKVMTQALRLLNKLGRA; encoded by the coding sequence ATGACCGAGCAGAGCCCCACGTCCGGCCCGATCACCGACGGTCCCGCCGACCCCGAGCACGACAGCACCGCGGCCTACGCCCTCGACCGGTCGTACGTCGCCTCCCTCACCCGCCGCGTGGTGAGCAGCTCCGGTCGCACCCACGCCGTCTCCTCGCCGGTCGGCGGCGCCCCGCTCGCCCACGTCCCTCAGTCCACCCCGGCCGACGTCGCCGAGGCATTCGCCCGGGCGCGTACGGCTCAGGCAGCCTGGGCCGCCACGTCGCTCGACGACCGCGCCGCAGCCCTGCTGCGCCTGCACGACCTGCTGCTCGACCGGCAGGAGGAGCTGATCGACCTGGTGGTGTGGGAGTCGGGCAAGGCGCGCAAGGACGCCTACCTCGAGGTCGCGCACCTCGCGCTGACCGCGCGCTACTACGCCCGCACCGCGCACGAGCACCTCGACACCCGTCGCGTCGGCGGGATGTTCCCGCTGCTGACCCGGGCTGAGGTCAACCGCGTGCCCAAGGGCGTCGTCGGCATCATCTCGCCGTGGAACTACCCCCTGACGATGGCGCTGTGCGACGGTCTCCCGGCTCTCCTGGCCGGCAACGCCGTGGTGGCCAAGCCCGACGCGCAGAGCATGCTCACCGCGCTGCTGGCCGCCCAGCTCCTCGACGAGGCCGGCTTCCCGCCCGAGCTGTGGCAGGTGGTCGCGGGCCCCGGGCCCGAGATCGGTGGCGCGGTCGTGGGCGCGGCCGACTACGTCTGCTTCACCGGCTCGACCGCCACCGGTCGCCTCATCGCCCGCCAGTGCGCCGACCGGCTGATCGGGTGCTCGCTCGAGCTCGGCGGCAAGAACCCCATGCTGGTGCTGCGCGACGCCGACGTGCACCGCGCGGCCGAGGGCGCCGTACGCGGTGTCTTCGCCAACGCCGGCCAGCTGTGCGTGTCGATGGAGCGGCTCTTCGTCGCCGACCAGGTCTACGACCGGTTCGTCGACGCCTTCGTGTCACGCACCCGGGCGATGACGCTGGGCGCCAGCCACGACTGGAGCGTCGACATGGGCTCGCTGATCTCGCAGGCCCAGCTCGACACCGTCACCGCCCATGTCGACGACGCGGTCGCCAAGGGCGCGACCGTCCTCTGCGGCGGCACCGCGCGCCCCGACCTCGGGCCGTTCGTCTTCGAACCGACCGTGCTCGAGGGCGTCACGGCCGACATGGAGTGCTTCGCCCGGGAGACCTTCGGCCCGGTCGTCGCGCTCTACCGCTTCCACAGCGAGGACGAGGCCGTCGCCCGCGCCAACGACGGCACCTACGGCCTCAACGCCTCGATCTACACCCGCGACGCCGCCCGCGGTCGCGCGCTCGCCCGACGGATCAGGTGCGGCACGGTCAACGTCAACGAGCCCTACGGTGCGACGTTCGGCTCGCTCGGGGCGCCGATGGGCGGCATGCGCCAGTCCGGCATGGGCCGGCGCCAGGGCGCGGAGGGCGTGCTGCGCTACACGGAGGCGCAGTCCGTCGCGACCCAGCGGCTCGTCCCCATCGCGCCGGTGCTCGGCATGTCGGAGGAGACCCACGCCAAGGTCATGACGCAGGCGCTGCGGCTGCTCAACAAGCTGGGCCGGGCATGA
- a CDS encoding GMC family oxidoreductase, protein MSTSPETQHYDVLVVGSGFGGSVTALRLTEKGYRVGVLEAGARFEDDDFPATSFDAKRFLFAPALGMYGIQRIDMVKDCMILAGAGVGGGSLVYANTLYEPLDAFYRDPSWAHITDWKGELAPYYDQAKRMLGVVENPLHTPADEVMKQVADDMGVGHTFHPTPVGVFFGGPDARGGEEVADPYFGGAGPARNACLNCGECMTGCRHNAKNTLVKNYLHLAEQAGAVVHPLTTVTRVRPRAGGGYEVSARWTKAKLSRRTATKTFTADQVVFSAAALGTQKLLHQLKGEGDLPRISDRLGVLTRTNSEAILGALAPDTSVDYSRGVAITSSWHPDEVTHIEPCRYGHGSNAMALMQTVLADDTPGTSRVRTWLKELWAQRRTALDLYDFRHWSERTIVALVMQTLDNSITTKGVKGRFGWRMTSEQGYGLPNPTYIPIAYEATRRMADVLGGTPGGNVGEAFNRPLTAHFIGGCTIGDSPETGVVDPWQRLYGHEGLHVVDGSAVSANLGVNPSLTITAQAERAMAFWPNKGEADPRPALGSTYRRLAPVEPKNPVVPEAAPGALRLPIVGVS, encoded by the coding sequence ATGAGCACCTCTCCCGAGACGCAGCACTACGACGTCCTCGTCGTCGGCTCCGGCTTCGGCGGCTCCGTGACCGCGCTGCGCCTCACCGAGAAGGGCTACCGCGTGGGTGTCCTCGAGGCCGGCGCGCGCTTCGAGGACGACGACTTCCCTGCGACCTCCTTCGACGCCAAGCGGTTCCTCTTCGCGCCGGCCCTCGGGATGTACGGCATCCAGCGCATCGACATGGTCAAGGACTGCATGATCCTGGCCGGCGCGGGCGTCGGCGGCGGGTCGCTGGTCTACGCCAACACCCTCTACGAGCCGCTCGACGCCTTCTACCGCGACCCGTCGTGGGCGCACATCACCGACTGGAAGGGCGAGCTCGCGCCCTACTACGACCAGGCCAAGCGGATGCTCGGCGTGGTCGAGAACCCGCTCCACACCCCGGCCGACGAGGTGATGAAGCAGGTCGCCGACGACATGGGCGTGGGGCACACCTTCCACCCGACCCCGGTCGGCGTCTTCTTCGGTGGGCCCGACGCGCGCGGTGGCGAGGAGGTCGCCGACCCCTACTTCGGCGGCGCCGGGCCGGCCCGCAACGCCTGCCTCAACTGCGGCGAGTGCATGACCGGGTGCCGGCACAACGCCAAGAACACCCTGGTCAAGAACTACCTCCACCTCGCCGAGCAGGCGGGAGCGGTGGTCCACCCGCTGACCACGGTGACGCGCGTACGCCCCCGCGCCGGCGGCGGCTACGAGGTGAGTGCCCGGTGGACCAAGGCCAAGCTGTCACGGCGTACCGCCACGAAGACGTTCACCGCCGACCAGGTCGTCTTCTCCGCGGCCGCGCTCGGCACGCAGAAGCTGCTCCACCAGCTCAAGGGGGAGGGCGACCTGCCGCGCATCAGCGACCGGCTCGGCGTGCTGACGCGCACCAACTCCGAGGCGATCCTGGGAGCGCTGGCGCCCGACACGTCCGTCGACTACTCGCGTGGCGTCGCGATCACGTCGTCGTGGCACCCCGACGAGGTCACCCACATCGAGCCGTGCCGCTACGGCCACGGCTCCAACGCGATGGCACTCATGCAGACGGTGCTCGCCGACGACACCCCCGGCACCTCGCGGGTGCGCACCTGGCTCAAGGAGCTGTGGGCCCAGCGGCGCACCGCGCTGGACCTGTACGACTTCCGGCACTGGTCGGAGCGCACGATCGTGGCGCTGGTGATGCAGACGCTGGACAACTCGATCACCACCAAGGGCGTCAAGGGCCGCTTCGGCTGGCGGATGACCAGCGAGCAGGGTTACGGCCTGCCCAACCCGACCTACATCCCGATCGCCTACGAGGCCACCCGACGGATGGCCGACGTCCTCGGCGGCACCCCCGGCGGCAACGTGGGGGAGGCCTTCAACCGGCCCCTGACGGCGCACTTCATCGGCGGCTGCACGATCGGCGACTCCCCGGAGACCGGCGTCGTCGACCCCTGGCAGCGCCTCTACGGCCACGAGGGACTGCACGTCGTCGACGGGTCGGCGGTCTCGGCCAACCTCGGGGTGAACCCGTCGCTGACGATCACCGCGCAGGCCGAGCGGGCGATGGCCTTCTGGCCCAACAAGGGAGAGGCCGACCCGCGCCCCGCGCTGGGCTCGACCTACCGGCGGCTCGCGCCGGTGGAGCCGAAGAACCCGGTCGTGCCGGAGGCGGCTCCGGGCGCCCTGCGGCTGCCGATCGTCGGGGTCAGCTGA
- a CDS encoding GNAT family N-acetyltransferase translates to MSLPVLRAPRLVLSPASKGDLDFFTALNSDPAVMAHISGGATGRSQTEREWHRRLGERSVVDAGLGYWIGTVDEEPVGWWGLGHTASAPGTGELGFRLMPAHWRKGLATEGAHALLRHAFVDREVGRVWAGTSTANLGSRRTLAAAGLSCTGEPFPGVLTYEVRARAWRDRLTPTRSCPAAST, encoded by the coding sequence ATGTCCCTGCCGGTGCTGCGAGCCCCTCGGCTGGTGCTGTCGCCCGCAAGCAAGGGTGATCTCGACTTCTTCACTGCTCTCAACAGTGACCCGGCCGTGATGGCGCACATCTCGGGCGGAGCGACCGGGCGGTCGCAGACAGAGCGCGAGTGGCACCGACGACTCGGTGAGCGCTCAGTGGTCGACGCCGGCCTCGGGTACTGGATCGGCACCGTCGACGAGGAACCCGTCGGCTGGTGGGGACTCGGACACACCGCCAGCGCGCCCGGGACAGGCGAGCTCGGCTTCCGGCTCATGCCTGCGCACTGGCGCAAAGGCCTCGCCACGGAAGGCGCGCACGCCCTGCTCCGCCACGCGTTCGTGGATCGCGAGGTCGGACGCGTCTGGGCGGGAACATCGACGGCGAACCTCGGCTCGAGGCGGACTCTCGCCGCGGCCGGCCTGTCGTGCACCGGCGAGCCGTTCCCGGGAGTCCTGACCTACGAGGTGAGGGCCCGCGCCTGGCGGGACCGCCTCACTCCCACTCGATCGTGCCCGGCGGCTTCGACGTGA
- a CDS encoding glycerol-3-phosphate dehydrogenase/oxidase, translating to MTLAKALDADQRADALEHLAAGELDVLVVGGGIVGVGAALDAVTRGLKVGLVEQRDLASGTSSRSSKLVHGGLRYLEMFDFALVKEALEERGLLLTRLAPHLVRPVPFLYPLEHAWERPYVGAGVALYDGMAMTGKYDMGVPKHKHVFRKQLARMAPDIRTDDLHGAIRYYDCQVDDARLVMMIARTAANNGAHVATRTKVTGFLREGDRVVGVQARDLEGQRDLEIRAKVVINAAGVWTDEVQELIGGKAQLDVDASKGIHLVVPKDRIRSECGFITKTEKSVLFVIPWDDFWIIGTTDTAWDFDLAHPAASKTDIDYLLGHVNRLLKDPLDHRDVIGVWAGLRPLLKPMRKEGEMGETTKLSREHTVTSPVPGLVLVAGGKLTTYRVMARDAVDHALKHSSTDSGGSAPTSASITDRVPLMGAWGFEARTNQRVALSRASGLEIGVIDHLLGRYGGLVDEVLALIHERPELGEPLPGAEHYLRAEVLYAATHEGARHLDDVLARRTRVSIETFDRGIHAARPAAELMAEALGWDAAQVDDEVDHYLRRVEAERQSQLMPTDQEADEARVKAPEIV from the coding sequence ATGACCCTCGCCAAGGCCCTCGACGCCGACCAGCGCGCTGACGCGCTCGAGCACCTCGCTGCCGGCGAGCTCGACGTCCTCGTGGTGGGTGGCGGCATCGTCGGCGTCGGTGCGGCGCTCGACGCGGTGACCCGGGGCCTCAAGGTCGGCCTGGTCGAGCAGCGCGACCTCGCCTCCGGCACGTCCTCGCGCTCGTCGAAGCTGGTGCACGGGGGCCTGCGCTACCTCGAGATGTTCGACTTCGCGCTGGTCAAGGAGGCGCTGGAGGAGCGCGGCCTGCTGCTGACGCGGCTCGCGCCCCACCTCGTACGCCCGGTGCCGTTCCTCTACCCGCTCGAGCACGCGTGGGAGCGCCCCTACGTCGGTGCCGGGGTGGCGCTCTACGACGGCATGGCGATGACCGGCAAGTACGACATGGGCGTGCCCAAGCACAAGCACGTCTTCCGCAAGCAGCTGGCGCGCATGGCGCCCGACATCCGGACCGACGACCTGCACGGCGCGATCCGCTACTACGACTGCCAGGTCGACGACGCGCGGCTGGTGATGATGATCGCCCGCACCGCCGCCAACAACGGCGCCCACGTCGCCACCCGCACGAAGGTCACCGGCTTCCTGCGCGAGGGCGACCGGGTGGTCGGCGTGCAGGCGCGCGACCTCGAGGGCCAGCGCGACCTCGAGATCCGCGCGAAGGTGGTCATCAACGCCGCCGGCGTGTGGACCGACGAGGTCCAGGAGCTCATCGGCGGCAAGGCGCAGCTCGACGTCGACGCCAGCAAGGGCATCCACCTCGTCGTGCCGAAGGACCGGATCCGCTCGGAGTGCGGCTTCATCACCAAGACCGAGAAGTCGGTGCTGTTCGTCATCCCGTGGGACGACTTCTGGATCATCGGCACCACCGACACCGCGTGGGACTTCGACCTCGCGCACCCGGCCGCCAGCAAGACCGACATCGACTACCTCCTCGGCCATGTCAACCGGCTGCTCAAGGACCCGCTCGACCACCGTGACGTGATCGGCGTCTGGGCGGGGCTGCGGCCGCTGCTCAAGCCGATGCGCAAGGAGGGCGAGATGGGGGAGACCACCAAGCTCTCCCGCGAGCACACCGTCACCAGCCCCGTGCCGGGCCTCGTGCTGGTCGCCGGCGGCAAGCTGACGACGTACCGGGTCATGGCGCGGGACGCCGTCGACCACGCGCTGAAGCACTCCTCGACCGACTCGGGCGGCTCGGCTCCGACGTCGGCCTCGATCACCGACCGCGTGCCGCTGATGGGCGCGTGGGGCTTCGAGGCCCGCACCAACCAGCGGGTGGCGCTGAGCCGGGCCTCGGGCCTGGAGATCGGCGTCATCGACCACCTGCTGGGCCGTTACGGCGGCCTCGTCGACGAGGTCCTCGCGCTCATCCACGAGCGACCCGAGCTCGGCGAGCCGCTCCCGGGCGCGGAGCACTACCTGCGCGCCGAGGTGCTGTACGCCGCGACGCACGAGGGTGCCCGCCACCTCGACGACGTGCTGGCCCGCCGCACCCGGGTCTCGATCGAGACCTTCGACCGCGGCATCCACGCCGCACGCCCTGCGGCCGAGCTGATGGCCGAGGCGCTGGGCTGGGACGCAGCCCAGGTCGACGACGAGGTCGACCACTACCTGCGTCGGGTGGAGGCGGAGCGGCAGAGCCAGCTCATGCCGACCGACCAGGAGGCCGACGAGGCACGGGTCAAGGCCCCCGAGATCGTCTGA
- the guaA gene encoding glutamine-hydrolyzing GMP synthase: MTQPAEHDLVLVVDFGAQYAQLIARRVREARVYSEIVPHTMPVADMLARNPKAIILSGGPSSVYADGAPGIDTGVFTAGVPVFGMCYGFQLMAKGLGGEVAHTGAREYGRTPVVVSEPGTLLEGIPAEHKVWMSHGDSVAQAPEGFTVLASTADTPVAAFEDVGRGLAGVQWHPEVLHSEHGQKVLEHFLHHIAGARQTWTMLNIAEEQIERVREQIGDTGLAICGLSGGVDSAVAAAIVQRAIGDRLHCVFVDHGLLREGEAEQVERDFVAATGVNLHVYDARETFLAALSGVTDPEEKRKVIGREFIRAFEAAEVQVLGEAAEHGEKVGFLVQGTLYPDVVESGGGAGTSNIKSHHNVGGLPEDLEFALVEPLRTLFKDEVRLVGEQLGLPADIVWRQPFPGPGLGIRIIGEVTADRLDILRRADAIARQELTRAGLDRDIWQMPVVLLADVRSVGVQGDGRTYGHPVVIRPVTSEDAMTADWARLPYEVMERISTRITNEVAEVNRVTLDITSKPPGTIEWE, encoded by the coding sequence GTGACGCAGCCTGCAGAGCACGACCTGGTCCTCGTCGTCGACTTCGGGGCGCAGTACGCCCAGCTCATCGCGCGGCGCGTGCGCGAGGCGCGGGTCTACTCCGAGATCGTGCCGCACACGATGCCGGTGGCCGACATGCTGGCGCGCAACCCCAAGGCGATCATCCTGTCCGGCGGCCCGTCCAGCGTGTACGCCGACGGCGCCCCCGGCATCGACACCGGAGTCTTCACGGCCGGGGTGCCGGTGTTCGGCATGTGCTACGGCTTCCAGCTGATGGCCAAGGGTCTCGGCGGCGAGGTCGCCCACACCGGCGCGCGGGAGTACGGGCGTACGCCGGTCGTGGTCTCCGAGCCGGGCACGCTGCTCGAGGGCATCCCCGCCGAGCACAAGGTGTGGATGTCGCACGGCGACTCCGTCGCCCAGGCGCCCGAGGGCTTCACGGTGCTGGCCTCGACGGCCGACACCCCGGTCGCGGCCTTCGAGGACGTCGGGCGAGGCCTGGCGGGCGTGCAGTGGCACCCCGAGGTGCTGCACTCCGAGCACGGGCAGAAGGTCCTCGAGCACTTCCTGCACCACATCGCCGGTGCGCGCCAGACCTGGACGATGCTCAACATCGCCGAGGAGCAGATCGAGCGGGTGCGCGAGCAGATCGGCGACACCGGGCTGGCCATCTGCGGCCTCTCCGGCGGTGTCGACTCCGCAGTGGCCGCGGCGATCGTGCAGCGCGCGATCGGCGACCGGCTCCACTGCGTCTTCGTCGACCACGGGCTGCTCCGCGAGGGCGAGGCCGAGCAGGTCGAGCGCGACTTCGTCGCCGCGACCGGGGTCAACCTCCACGTCTACGACGCCCGCGAGACCTTCCTCGCCGCGCTGTCCGGGGTCACCGATCCCGAGGAGAAGCGCAAGGTCATCGGTCGGGAGTTCATCCGCGCCTTCGAGGCCGCCGAGGTCCAGGTGCTCGGTGAGGCGGCCGAGCACGGCGAGAAGGTCGGCTTCCTCGTGCAGGGCACGCTCTACCCCGACGTCGTCGAGTCCGGCGGCGGCGCCGGCACGTCGAACATCAAGTCCCACCACAACGTCGGCGGCCTGCCCGAGGACCTCGAGTTCGCGCTCGTCGAGCCGCTGCGCACCCTCTTCAAGGACGAGGTCCGCCTCGTCGGCGAGCAGCTCGGCCTGCCCGCCGACATCGTGTGGCGCCAGCCCTTCCCGGGCCCGGGCCTCGGCATCCGCATCATCGGCGAGGTGACCGCCGACCGCCTCGACATCCTGCGCCGCGCCGACGCGATCGCGCGCCAGGAGCTCACCCGCGCCGGCCTCGACCGCGACATCTGGCAGATGCCCGTGGTGCTGCTCGCCGACGTCCGCTCCGTCGGCGTCCAGGGCGACGGTCGCACCTACGGTCACCCCGTCGTGATCCGCCCGGTCACCTCCGAGGACGCGATGACGGCCGACTGGGCGCGGCTGCCCTACGAGGTGATGGAGCGCATCTCCACGCGCATCACCAACGAGGTGGCCGAGGTCAACCGGGTCACGCTCGACATCACGTCGAAGCCGCCGGGCACGATCGAGTGGGAGTGA